ATATTTGAATGTACTCTATTTTCGTTGTTCCTTTTTCGCTacttcttttcctttttcttttttccctCTTTCTGTTCTAATGAATACTATCATTATAGGAATTgcattcatttttataaatattatgaattttttttttatgattactaattagatattaaataaatatgtattattccttttttttcgtaatatatatatcatcgtgatacttttttttaatatatataataatataattattaaaatatatagtaatcaattattttcttggaaaatatattaacacaATGTacgataaattataaatatactaCAACtgctatttaaaaaaatatatatatattagtatatattgtaaaaatgTTACAATCTCTAAATTGTTAATAGAGtacatttgtataatataagcACTATcgaaaaaaatagaatattGTATCTAagagtatatataatttttctttttatttttattcttgttttgtaataataataaatatgaatattttttttttgcataaTTATGCTATTTactattttaataataaataaatattttaaaaaacttccaaatatttttatataaaatcataataataatattaatgttaGTGATAACCTAGATGAATTAGAGGGAAACTTATAACATGCATTAAATtttagaacaaaaaaaaaaaaaaaagaaaataacaaaattatattattaattactattaatttaatgcttttttcatatcatatattatgatacACAATATTTGTTgtaaattgttatatataattgaaatgatacaatgtatatattggaatatgtatttaatatatatatcctaaTAGGTtcttatatacatattgtaCACCTTTAAGAATTATTTCTCTACACATTggtatataatttacaacacaaaaaaatacaagTTGTTTGTAAATATGgttgttatataaatgtttaagaacaaaaaaaaaatatattattccaaTTAtcgtatgatataaaattatattttattagaaattaaaattataatttataaaaaatatggaaatgtttcattatattattttttttaaaatattagttaataattttttttatttgttttgaaTAAAAGAGTAAAATATGGTTGcactaaaaaaatatatttttataatggaAAAATAGTtctgtattatattatagaactcgaataatattttatattgaacatatgtaattcttttaataaagcacattatatttttatatattaattagtTAATTAttcaattaataataaaaacatataagtattacaatatatatgaaaatgcATTACtctgaaatattatttttttcactttcattaaatatattgataacATCATCATATgtatgaatgaaaaaaattacaataataatatatatatgttatcttttattatttgtgtatatataaaatatacctaattataaacaaatatatatatatatatatatatatatatatatattacattcttTATAGGCGCATAGTGAGAATAAACAATACATTACACCATATACACCAAATACTTCATCACGAGTGTTAACCGAATGTGACATTAAAATGTCAatttatgataatgatgGGGATATGAAATCTGTGAAGGAAAATTTCGATCGACAAACGTCAGAACGATTTGAAGAATACGACGAACGTATGAAAGATAAACGCCGAAAATGTAAAGAACAATGTGACAAAGATATACAAGAAATTATtgtaaaagataaaatggaaaaatcATTAGCAAAAAAAGTGGAAAAAGGTTGTCTTAGGTGTGGGTGTGGTTTAGGAGGTGTTGCAGCAAGTGTTGGAATAATTGGTCCAATTGCTGTAAATGAAGTGAAAAAAGCTGCTTTGGTTGCTGCAGCTCAAAAGGGTATTGAGGTAGGCATGGCTAAAGCCATTGAAGAATTAGGAAAAATAGTAGGGTTAAGtgatttttcttatttaaatTGGTCTGCAATGATTACTGCAACAACTTATTATAAACCAATGAAACTTGTAAACATTGTTAACTCTGCAAACAGTATGTGTACTGATTCTAATCCTGCTTTTACGTCTTTATTTTGCAAAGCCTCATATAGAATAAATTCTGAAGTTTCAAGTTCTAGATTTACAGAAGTAATTTCTCAAGAGGCTGCAAAAGCTGCAAGTGCAGCCGGTGAAGCTGCTAAAAATGCTGAAAAAGCCCAAATAGCCTTGGTAAATGAAGAAAGTGCACATTTGTACAGTGCAATTGGTTACTCCGTCATTGCCATATTGATTATATTATTGGTTAtggtaattatttatttaattttacgttatcgtagaaaaaaaaaaatgaataaaaaactacaatacacaaaattattaaatcaataaatatatggttTCTTGATATTAAATTCAATTTAATGTTATATGAATTTTAGATTTATAATACAAgaatattcttattattaaatttttataacattatattttttttccttattttttttgtttattcttATGTggttattaaattattttatttatattaattctttttttcagtTTAACGagtgtaaattatatattcttttttaataaagattttatataaatatatattgttagtatacatacatatatatatatttatttataatacacCATTTAAGAACACCTTGTAACATATTTTCAATACtttatatacaataatatgtaatggtatatattatagaataaatatattatattattaatcctatatggatatattattttaaatataattatatttatataatataaactaatataaataaatataattgtaattAATAGCATTcatctttatcattttatttttatagtatatataatacatatttattattattttacattACAATGTTTTGCGAAATACAAGATATTgtgttaattattttttatcttctttctttttataatttcccttttaataaaataaaatatgtgttTTATTACAgaacaaataaaacaatatatatatatatatatataatttatataatataccaactacaaaattattttcgACACGACATATCGATATATCGAATTATCAACACATgacaatataataaaaatgaattaaccTAATCgtacaataaatattattataaaatagtaacaaaatattatatattataattaaaattgtattaaaa
This sequence is a window from Plasmodium falciparum 3D7 genome assembly, chromosome: 2. Protein-coding genes within it:
- a CDS encoding rifin — translated: MKMHYSEILFFSLSLNILITSSYAHSENKQYITPYTPNTSSRVLTECDIKMSIYDNDGDMKSVKENFDRQTSERFEEYDERMKDKRRKCKEQCDKDIQEIIVKDKMEKSLAKKVEKGCLRCGCGLGGVAASVGIIGPIAVNEVKKAALVAAAQKGIEVGMAKAIEELGKIVGLSDFSYLNWSAMITATTYYKPMKLVNIVNSANSMCTDSNPAFTSLFCKASYRINSEVSSSRFTEVISQEAAKAASAAGEAAKNAEKAQIALVNEESAHLYSAIGYSVIAILIILLVMVIIYLILRYRRKKKMNKKLQYTKLLNQ